caaatagtGTTTATTAGACACTGATGAAACAAGCTTAGATGTTTGTAACCAGCAGATATTTTACATTCTCATCTACCATGTGTCacatcataaaaaataaaaaggtttGGGTGGAAAAGAATGTTTCCAGTATGTTTGTATGAACACCTGTTTGGTTGCAATAAACTGTGATTCAAACAATAACAATATCTTTATGAATAATAATGCATTATTCAATAGAAAAATTTAAAACAAAAGGAGCGAGTAACACTTTCACAAACTGTTTTCTCCAAGTTGAAACCTTTAAGGACTTGTTTTACACCTGCCTCCTGCTTGTAACACACAGAGAGAAGTCAACACTTTAATCAGATCAAATTTAACAACATGAGTTTTCAGCAAAACACTTTAAAAAAACTTGTTGGCAGATCTTACAAACCAACTTGTTCTTCTCTGGTCATAAATCCAGACTTCAAACCCGGATTTCTGAGAACCACCAGAAACAGAGATAACTTTGGTGGGTTTCCTTTCATAAACGTGTCATGCCATGAGCCTCAGGGCTGTTCATGTGATTTTCTTCTTTTAACATTTTTCTCACCCTCAGTCAGTTCTTATtattgggtgggtggggggtggggggcgggTGCAACCCGCCTAAAAGACATTGAATGCTTTTTGAAAATGGTTTTAACATCACATCCCAAATCAAACATGTGTTTCAGTATCAATAATTCCTGTTTTTGTCACTGAATTCATTATTTCCGTATTTGGATTATGCTATTTGCTCCAGAATCAATAAAAATGTGATAAAGTAATAGAAATGTAAAACCAATTTCTTTGGAGGCTAGGGAGAAGAGTCAGGACCCCTCTGCTTCTGGaggacgatggatggatggatggaactaatTCTTGAAGTGAAAAGTTCTAGCGAACATGCTATTTTTTCTACTTTTTTATAATTTACGCATGCTTTACGCACTTTACGCATGTTTAGGCTGTACAGAAAAAAAACGAGAAGGAAACAGAGCTAAAATGCGAACATAACACTTAAAGTCTCTGTTTGATCCTTTAAACCTGAGAATTTTTTACAGTGCAGCGCTATTTATTATCTTATCCAAATAAAAATTGCACCAGCTCTGTGATGGCGAAAAGCCTTCATAAACTTTTGAGCGCACCATGGAGCTGCAGGTTATTTAAACACCTGTAGAGAATTTACTCCAAATGTCTACTGAAAACCTCAAGGTGTCACACTCCGAGGCACCAAGAACAGAGAAGCAGCTCCTGGAGGGTTTTACGCAGCTCCTGGCTCCGGTACGCGTAAATGAGAGGATCGATGAGGGAGTTACagatgatgaggatgagaaaAAGGTTGAAGTTCCGGAAGAAACAGTTGCATAAAGGGTTGGTGGGACACGCCAGGATGAGGATGAGGTGGAGGAAGAAGGGGCCCCAACATATAATGAAGACCCCTAGCAGGATGGTGAGGGTGATCGCTCCCTTCATGCTAGTTGAGTGACGCCTGCCTTTATTGAATGCAGTGATGCGCCGCGAGTGCACGTGCGCCAAAAGAAACATGTGCAGGTACAGCACGGCGTTGAACACCAGGGTGATGCAGAAAAAGGTGACGAGGCACACGATGACCGCGTTGTCTGTGTAATAAACGATGAAGAGGATGCTGGAGGTGACACTGGCCAGCCACACCACCGCGATGATGATTATGGCGCGCCGTGTGGTCATGATGCTGTGGTAGCGCAGCGCGTAAAAGATGGTGACGTAGCGATCCGCGGCAATGGTGCACAGAAAGGAGAGTGAAGACACTACCGAGCTGCAGATCATCACGTCGATTACGTTGTCCAGGTGGCGCAACATGCCGGGGTGCACGTCCAGCAAGCCGTGATCGTTGAGAAGCATGAATAGGGTCTCCACCAcgttgctgacgctgacgagcatgtCGGACACGGCCAGGCAGCAGATGAAGTAGTACATGGGCGAGTGCAGGTTGCGATTCTTGATGATGGCCCAGATCACCATGATGTTTTCCACCAGGCTGATGAGTCCAAGCGCCAGGAAAAGTTCCTGGGGGATGCGGATCTGAACGCAGCCGAACGAGTCTCTCTCCCCTACGGTGGAGTTTGTCTCGTTGTCGTCCAGGTAGTGCCCCAGCGGACTGTAGTCCATGTGGCGGATGGAGGGAAAGTGCTGGGAACTGTTGGCCATGTCCATatttgaaaaactgaacagaGTTCAGATTTCAGTGAGGTATAGAAATTTCATTAAAGCAGGGGTCCACATCTGGCTCAGCTGTCTCCCAGTCAACGTCCAAACAAGTGTGAAACTCCTCAGTGAGCCAATTGTCCAGAATCCTTTAAACTTTATTTACATGATGTTCATTTGATGTCCCTTTGCTGTGGAAACGTCTAATCAAGATGGACGGGTCCACGTTAAAAACGCGTCTCCTCGTTTGCTGATACGAAGTCCATCAATAATCCATCCTGTTTGTATGGACTTCCCGTTCCGAACCACCAAAACCCTCAAACCGTCCAGAGCAACGCGGTGGCCGAAAACAAACGGAATGCTTGTTGGGTTTGGGgaattgagttttttttttttgagcaaCTGAAGAAGATGCTGAGTGACTTCAtcaaactcctcctcctcctcctccagcgcaGATCCATTGGACTTTGGTCCTGTCTCAGCgtgtttttttaatgtatttatttatttattttgttgaagCTTGAATCACTAAGACTTCACTAATTTCTTTAAAATGTTAATATTGTATGAAAACCCCTAACAAAGTGTCTTATGTAAAATTAGTGGTGGGCGTAATGCAATTTGTGTGTTTGCATGTAAAAGCTGTTATTCTCTGTGTCATGCTAGATTAAAAATTAAAGCAGCACACATTAAAACCTCCCGAGACATAATCCTAATCGggagaaaaatgtttaaaataatttcATTCTTGAATTTATATTCTTGGATTTTTGTAAACCTGCACTTTCTGCTGCTTGCCTTTATTTCCAGTCATCTCAGAGGTCAAATTGTTCTAAATGCTATAAAAATAGACAATCTGGTGATTCAAAAAGCAGCCAGTCGGACAAAATTTATTTTAATCTGGACTGAAGGGAACTGCTGGAACCTGATAGTCACGCACAACGCTTTTGGGATAAAAAGTCCCATTCTTTAATCTAATTTAAACAATAAGACAAAAACAGCTCGTGTAAATTCAGATTTGATGCCAACATTTAAATGTTATTTGAACAGAAACAAACATGTGTAGAttagcagaaaaaaaacaactaaaaagtATCACAAATGCATCTGATATTCAGAAAAGAAACAAGACACCGCCAGTATAAGGTGCATAATTTATGAAAATAAACAAGTTAGACATATGTTACACAAAAATAAATTATATTTAGTTGGCATTAATACAATTTTCATTTTAATGCATTAAAAGTGCAATTCAATGAATCTAATTTGATAATTTCTATTAAATTATGCATAATACAGATAGTAATAAAAATAACTGTTTGTGAATGTTTAAACGCGAAATCACAACAATTATGTGATTCAAAGCTCTGCGTTATTTTGAATTTCCTTTAGTTTTTGACAGAAACCCTGCATTGATATTCAAACCTCATCCAAATCATTTTTCATCATCAATGATCAAATACAGTATATCCTGAATCCTCAGCAGCAGTTATGATCACATCCTAAAGTCACCAAAAACAGTAATCTTAGTAAATCTGTGGAAAACTGCTATAGCTCACCAGGCATCCTCTAaggcccacacacacacctctgttgaGTGTGAAAGTGTTTTTCTAGAACTGCAGAAGAATCACATGAAAACTTCCTCCATTCTCTGCTGTAGCTCCGGGTGAACAACAACAACGACTTCATTTGGCCACCAAGGACAGTCACAAGCATCATGTGGCTGCAGATAGCAAATGGCTGCTGCTATAAGTGCTGAGGGGATCCGGTTCCCGTGGAGCGTATGCCCTCTGTTTGACTGGGAAGCTTTTATCATTGACCGTCATTCTCTAAAATTCAACATTTATTGCTGCAAACCTTGCATAACAAAAGCAAACAGGAAGTCTACAGAAAGCTCACTGTTGTCGCACTGAGGGTTTTCTCCCCTCTAGTCTGAGAAGTTTGCCGGGAGGAAAAAATAAGCTCACCATGAGACAGAGCCACCCTTTTGTCAAATTAAATTATGTTTGGGATCTCTGCACACTGTCAGAAGTCTTGGCATTCTACCCCAGAGAAAATCATCTGAAAGAGTGGAGACAAAAATAAAACTGTTgggtaaacagaggaaaaaaattAGAGAGGGTTGGAAATAATAAAGGTGTTTTTAGTGTGATGCTGGAAGTACAGTTCAACCCTCAGGTTCTCACATGTTGCAAGTATAGATGCCATCAAGGTCAACAGCATCCGAGTGGATAAAAAGCAAGGAAAGTGTCCAATTTATCAATCAGTTTAGCAAAAATTAGAAATATCTTCAATTCTAATGCACAGAGAGTAACTTCATATGGATTATTGCAGAATTTAGGCCAGCTTGATGGAACCAGAAATAATCAAATATTGGCAATTTGACTCCAATTGAAGTTCGAGTTTGAGCCAAACTGACCGAGGAAGTGAGGAATTATAGAGCAATAAAAACAGCCAGCATCACATTTAGATAAGAAAGGTTAAATAATTATGAATAATCCCAATCTGCAGACTGAAGGAGCAGAAGGTCACAGAAGCTTCAGCCTCAATCTGAGATGTACCTgctggatttttttttgtttttgtttataattTATATGTTTGAGTGATCTGAACAGAAGCAACAACTTCAAAAATCTTGTATTATTTGATTTTCAATATTTATTCAGATTTATTTAAAAGTGTATAGTTTATAATGTCAAAAATAATCTGAATATTTTAGAAATGTAGGATTTTATAGTAATTAATCAAAGGAAAGATATACAAGTGACTATAATCAATAATAAACATCTTTAGAGTATTAGTGTTACAATAACAACCTGTTATAGAGATTTTGGTTTTAATATTTTACCTTCATTTCTGCTGAATAAAGCTGTTTCAAtactaaaaataaaagaaaatgctaAACAAAAAAATGTTGGATTAACTGAAAATTAATCTACTGGTTTAACATTCAACAGAAACATGTTTTCATTAGAGAAAtaggtttagtttagtttatctaAGGTCATTTATGTAGGTTTTTAGAGGTCCTGGTATGGTTTAAAGTTTAAAACTGCAGCAAGGTCAAGTGTTTTCTGAATTTGTGATGATTTTGGTTAGGGTTCGGGACGACGGAACGGTTTCAGTTTTGTGCCGGTGAACATGAAAACAACAGAAGCGAAGAACACATTTAAGCTTTACTGAATGAAGAACTAAAGAGGCTGGGATTAAATAAAGTGACTTTGGTTGCTTTGAATAATCTGACAGTTTAAGAATAACATGTGAATGAATTTAATTAAGCTGATGTTGTGACGATTAAAACAAAAACTACTAGAGTCGCATTCGATCTCTATGAACTCAAAACACGTGttgaagtttattttttatttttaaacttttCGACCACTCATCAGTCAGTCCCACTCCTCATCATCTCTGTAAGGGTCGTCGTCTCTGGGCGGCTCCTGGAACCGGATGTTTGCCAGCATGTCCCTCATCGCCACCATCAAACGATTTACTTCTTGGTTCAGCTCCTGGCCGGCTCGGGCCACCCCCATCTCATCCTCCTGCCTCAGCCCACCCTTTAGATGAAAGCAAATAACATTTAACGATCTATGCTCCTATTTAAATGCCTTTGTCacgcacttacagctttttgtagaACTCACCTGTTTTTCTTTCATAATGTACGTAAAGTAATTCAAATGAAGGATGAGTTTCTAGCATCCACACTGCATCTCATCCTCCCCATAATTAGATAACGTAATCAGGAAGGATGGAACTATCCAGATGG
This genomic window from Nothobranchius furzeri strain GRZ-AD chromosome 9, NfurGRZ-RIMD1, whole genome shotgun sequence contains:
- the mc1r gene encoding melanocyte-stimulating hormone receptor: MDMANSSQHFPSIRHMDYSPLGHYLDDNETNSTVGERDSFGCVQIRIPQELFLALGLISLVENIMVIWAIIKNRNLHSPMYYFICCLAVSDMLVSVSNVVETLFMLLNDHGLLDVHPGMLRHLDNVIDVMICSSVVSSLSFLCTIAADRYVTIFYALRYHSIMTTRRAIIIIAVVWLASVTSSILFIVYYTDNAVIVCLVTFFCITLVFNAVLYLHMFLLAHVHSRRITAFNKGRRHSTSMKGAITLTILLGVFIICWGPFFLHLILILACPTNPLCNCFFRNFNLFLILIICNSLIDPLIYAYRSQELRKTLQELLLCSWCLGV